In a genomic window of Gossypium arboreum isolate Shixiya-1 chromosome 7, ASM2569848v2, whole genome shotgun sequence:
- the LOC108450647 gene encoding acyl-coenzyme A thioesterase 2, chloroplastic-like, with protein MEFNCSSPTTIPVVSTFASPFDTSAAVNGSDSTSTRKPISLWPGMYHSPVTNALWEAKSQIFERLLDPPKDAPPQSELLTKTPSQSRTSILYNLSSDYILREQYRDPWNEVRIGKLLEDLDALAGTISVKHCSDDDSTTRPLLLVTASVDKIVLKKPISVDIDLKIVGSVIWVGRSSIEIQLEVIQSTEENSDVSESVALTANFIFVARDSKTGKAAPVNRLSPETEREKFLFEEAEARSKLRKRKRVDRREFEHGEINRLEALLAEGRIFCDMPALADRDSILLKDTHLENALICQPQQRNIHGRIFGGFLMHRAFELAFSTAYAFAGLVPCFLEVDHVDFLRPVDVGDFLRLKSCVLYTELEDPDQPLINVEVVAHVTRPEIRTSEVSNTFYFTFSVRPEAKATKNGFKIRNVVPATEEEARRILERMDAEMLTRKSQ; from the exons ATGGAGTTTAATTGCTCATCTCCTACCACCATCCCCGTGGTTTCAACTTTTGCATCTCCCTTTGACACTTCTGCCGCTGTCAATGGCTCAGACTCCACCTCAACCCGGAAGCCCATCAGCCTATGGCCAGGAATGTACCATTCACCAGTAACCAATGCTTTATGGGAAGCCAAGTCCCAGATCTTTGAGAGACTCCTTGACCCACCAAAAGATGCCCCCCCTCAGAGCGAGTTGCTCACCAAAACCCCTTCTCAAAGCAGGACCAGCATCCTTTATAATTTATCATCAGACTACATTTTGAGAGAACAGTACAGGGATCCCTGGAATGAAGTTAGAATTGGGAAGTTGCTTGAAGACCTTGATGCTTTAGCTGGGACTATCTCTGTCAag CATTGTTCAGATGATGATAGCACAACAAGGCCTCTTTTACTGGTAACAGCTTCTGTTGACAAGATTGTTTTGAAGAAGCCTATTAGTGTTGACATTGATCTCAAAATAGTTGGTTCTGTCATATGGGTTGGGAGGTCATCAATTGAGATTCAACTAGAAGTCATTCAGTCCACGGAAG AAAACTCGGATGTTTCGGAATCTGTAGCTCTAACAGCCAACTTCATCTTCGTGGCCCGTGACTCTAAGACTGGGAAAGCTGCTCCTGTTAACAGGCTTTCACCAGAAACTGAACGTGAGAAGTTTCTATTTGAAGAAGCTGAAGCTAGAAGcaaattaagaaaaagaaaaagagtagaTAGAAGAGAATTTGAACATGGGGAGATAAATAGACTGGAAGCACTCTTGGCTGAGGGCCGAATCTTCTGTGATATGCCAGCCTTAGCTGATAGAGACAGCATTCTTTTAAAGGATACCCATCTTGAAAATGCCCTGATCTGCCAACCACAGCAGCGCAACATTCATGGTCGAATTTTTGGAGGTTTTTTAATGCATCGAGCTTTTGAGTTAGCTTTCTCAACAGCTTATGCATTTGCTGGACTAGTACCTTGCTTTTTGGAAGTTGATCATGTTGATTTCTTAAGGCCT GTTGATGTAGGGGATTTCCTTCGTCTAAAATCATGTGTTCTGTACACGGAACTCGAGGACCCTGATCAACCACTAATTAATGTCGAAGTTGTTGCTCATGTTACAAGGCCGGAGATCAGAACAAGTGAG GTATCGAATACATTTTATTTCACATTCTCCGTACGGCCAGAGGCAAAGGCCACCAAGAACGGATTTAAGATTCGAAATGTAGTTCCTGCTACAGAGGAAGAAGCACGTCGAATTTTAGAGCGCATGGATGCGGAGATGCTGACACGGAAAAGTCAGTGA
- the LOC108450657 gene encoding mediator of RNA polymerase II transcription subunit 19a isoform X1: MDPEGKKFGGGPRELSGAVDLISHYKLLPHHDFFCKRPLPVSISDTHYLHNVVGDTEIRKGEGMQLDQLIQNTSHNRDSNVRIQPFDLDILKEAFQLSETTPVELPVSEKGIPTIAGKSKSEAKDKDRKHKKRKDRDKDKDKEHKKHKHRHKDKDRSKDKDKEKRKDRSGHHDSGADHSKKHHEKKRKHDGDEDLSDVHRHKKSKHKSSKIDEVGAIKVAG; the protein is encoded by the exons ATGGATCCTGAAGGCAAGAAATTTGGAGGAG GACCGAGGGAACTTAGCGGTGCTGTTGATCTTATAAGTCACTATAAGTTATTGCCTCACCATGACTTCTTCTGCAAGAGACCTCTTCCAGTATCAATCTCAGATACACATTATCTTCATAATGTGGTGGGAGATACTGAAATTAGAAAAGGAGAAGGGATGCAGCTGGACCAGCTTATTCAGAATACATCTCATAACAGAGACTCTAATGTCCGTATACAGCCTTTTGACCTTGATATTCTTAAGGAGGCTTTCCAGCTGAGTGAAACCACTCCTGTCGAATTGCCAGTG AGCGAAAAAGGGATTCCTACTATTGCTGGGAAGTCAAAGAGTGAAGCTAAAGATAAAGACAGGAAGCATAAAAAGCGCAAGGACAGAGATAAGGACAAGGATAAAGAGCATAAGAAGCACAAGCACCGTCATAAAGATAAAGATCGAAGTAAAGATAAAGACAAGGAAAAAAGGAAGGATAGAAGTGGGCATCATGATTCTGGTGCTGATCACTCAAAAAAGCACCATGAAAAG AAAAGGAAGCATGATGGAGATGAAGATCTTAGTGATGTTCACAGACACAAAAAAAGTAAG CATAAAAGCTCAAAAATTGATGAAGTTGGTGCAATTAAAGTAGCAGGCTGA
- the LOC108450657 gene encoding mediator of RNA polymerase II transcription subunit 19a isoform X2 encodes MDPEGKKFGGGPRELSGAVDLISHYKLLPHHDFFCKRPLPVSISDTHYLHNVVGDTEIRKGEGMQLDQLIQNTSHNRDSNVRIQPFDLDILKEAFQLSETTPVELPVSEKGIPTIAGKSKSEAKDKDRKHKKRKDRDKDKDKEHKKHKHRHKDKDRSKDKDKEKRKDRSGHHDSGADHSKKHHEKKRKHDGDEDLSDVHRHKKT; translated from the exons ATGGATCCTGAAGGCAAGAAATTTGGAGGAG GACCGAGGGAACTTAGCGGTGCTGTTGATCTTATAAGTCACTATAAGTTATTGCCTCACCATGACTTCTTCTGCAAGAGACCTCTTCCAGTATCAATCTCAGATACACATTATCTTCATAATGTGGTGGGAGATACTGAAATTAGAAAAGGAGAAGGGATGCAGCTGGACCAGCTTATTCAGAATACATCTCATAACAGAGACTCTAATGTCCGTATACAGCCTTTTGACCTTGATATTCTTAAGGAGGCTTTCCAGCTGAGTGAAACCACTCCTGTCGAATTGCCAGTG AGCGAAAAAGGGATTCCTACTATTGCTGGGAAGTCAAAGAGTGAAGCTAAAGATAAAGACAGGAAGCATAAAAAGCGCAAGGACAGAGATAAGGACAAGGATAAAGAGCATAAGAAGCACAAGCACCGTCATAAAGATAAAGATCGAAGTAAAGATAAAGACAAGGAAAAAAGGAAGGATAGAAGTGGGCATCATGATTCTGGTGCTGATCACTCAAAAAAGCACCATGAAAAG AAAAGGAAGCATGATGGAGATGAAGATCTTAGTGATGTTCACAGACACAAAAAAA CATAA